The window TCGCAGGGGACGCCCGGCGCGCCGCCGAACTCCGCGGCGGCGCGCTCGCCCGAGACGCTGTAAACGACCGCTCCGAGACCCGAAATCACGATTCCGCCTGCACACATCGGACACGGCTCGGTGCTGGTGTACATCACCGTCTCGGCACGGGCATCGGGTGGGAGTTCCCGTTCGGCGCGACGGGCCAACGTGAGTTCCGGGTGAAGCGCGATGTCGTCTTCAGTGTTCTCGCGGTTCGTCTCCTCCAGCACGATGTCGTCATCCCGGACAAGAATCGACCCGTAGTGGCCGTCTCCCCGCTCGCCCGCCTTCCGGGCGAGGTCGATCGCGCGCTGAACGTATTTTTCATGGTCGAGTGAATCGAAGTCGGACATCGGGTGGAAGACGGGTTCGTGGTGAAAGAACGTTTCCGACGCTTCGTGTCGTCACATCGGTAGTCGGTCTAAGCCGACCGAAATATCGTCCGATACTCGGCGGCATCGTTTTGCGATTTCGGCGACTATGGAGCGTATGGGCCATTCCCAGCGTCGTCATCCCGACGTTCCTTGTCAGTCCCACTCATCCTCGAACGGCCAGCGAGGTGACCGATGGTCGATGTAGTGCTCTCGGTATTCCGGCTTCTCGTCGCGTTCTTCTTGGTGTTCATGAACGGCCTGTTCGTGGCCACGGAGTTCGCACTCGTCAAGATTCGCCGGACACGGGTGAACGAACTCGTCGAGGCGGGAAAACCCGGGTCGAGTTTCGTCGAAGAGGCGGTCAATAATCTAGACGACTATCTGGCGGTTTGTCAACTCGGGATCACCCTCTCCTCGCTTGGGTTGGGTTGGATCGGCGAACCCGCCGTTGCCGCCCTCATCGAACCCATGTTAGGGTCGTTCGTTCCCGAGGGAACGATTCACTTCGTCGCCTTCGCGCTCGGGTTCGGTTTCATTACGTTCCTCCACGTCGTCTTCGGTGAGCTCGCGCCGAAGACGTTCGCGATTCAGGAAGCCGAGCAGATCGCCCTGCTCGTCTCGCCGCCGATGAAGCTGTTCTACTACGCGTTTCTGCCGGGAATCCTCGTGTTCAACGGTACGGCGAACTTCTTCACTCGGCTTGCGGGCGTCTCGCCAGCCTCCGAATCCGAAGAGGCGCACACGGAAGACGAACTCATGATGGTGCTCGCCCAGTCGGAAGAGCACGGACACATCGATGTGGAAGAGGTCGAGATGATCGAGGGTGTGTTCGAACTCGGCGACACCATCGCCCGTGAAATCATGGTTCCGCGTCCGGATATCGCGACCGTCTCGGCGACGATGCCGCTCGACGAACTCCGGTCGGTTGCCGCCGAGGGAAACTTCACTCGCTACCTCGTGTTGGACGAGGACAACGGCGACCAACCCATCGGCTTCGTACACGTCAAAGACGTACTGCGGGCGATCGAGGACAATGGTTCCGAGGCGGAAAAACCGACCGCTAGCGACCTCGCTCGTAAGGCCCTATTCGTCCCTGAGAACAGGCGCATCGACGATATCCTGACCGCCTTTCGGCAACGCGAAAGCCAGATGGCCGTCGTCATCGACGAATGGGGGGAGGTCGAAGGTATCGTCACCATCGAAGACATCCTGGAGGAGATCGTCGGCGAAATACGGGACGAGTTCGACACCGACGAGTTGGAACCATCGATAACGGAACTCGATATCGATACGTACTCCGTCGATGGACACGCTCCGCTCAAGGAGGTCAACGAGGCGGTGGGTGCCGAATTCGAGAGCGAGAATTTCGAGACGATCGGTGGGTTGGTGCTCGGTGAACTGGGCCGTGCGGCGGAGGTCGGTGATACGGTCGAACAGGATGGCTTCATCCTCCGCGTCGATACTGTCGAAAAGCGGCGGATTTCGAAGGTAACGGTACAGGCAGCCGGACGACGGGAACGTGAAACCACGGCCGAGCGTTCCGGCGAGGAATGACTCTCCCCGTGCATCAGCGCCCGTCGAAAAAAGCACTCGGTTGGACGGAATCACAGTCGATCCCGTCAGCCTTCGCGTGAAAAACTCGAACCGTATTCGGCATCAGTCACCCGCTTAGACGATCACCTCGGATAGACTGTATCCGGACATCGTGTCCGATATTCCATCGAGTGAGCCCTGATTCGGGACGGTCTGGTTCCCCGCCGGAAGAACGGTCAGGAATCCTGATTTGGTTTCCTGTAAACTGGACACGGCGAACTCATACTCGCCGGGTGCAGTCGATTCATCGACCGAATAGGTGAACTCGACGGTCGTCAGTCTGCCGCCAGCAAGCGTCACTTGTTTGGCACTCCGTGGTTTGTACAGTGCCACCATCTCCTGCGCGCCGAGGTCTCGTTCGACGGTGCTCGACGATGACATGAAGAAGAGCCAAATCGTTTGCGTCGCCGCCTCGTCCCCGGTATTAGTCAACGTGGCGGAGACGGTGATCTCCTTACCCTGTGTCACCTCGGCAGGACCGTTCACATCCGACACTCGGAAGTAAGCCGGGTCGGGGTCGCTCTCGACCACCGAAATGGACGTCGAGTGTTGGTCGTCGTCCGTCGCGACACCGTGTTCGTACGAGCCGGTATCGCTCGGCATCGTGACAGTGAACTCGACGGTCGTGTTCTCACCGGCGTCGAGTGTCACGTCCGAGGTGTTCCTGGCAGTTCCGGCGAGGTGATATTCGACAGTCTGCGTTCCGGAGGCGTTTCCGATGTTTCCGATGGTTGCGGAGACGGTTACCTGTTCGCCGGGATTCACTTCCGTAGGTGCGTCGAATCTCGTTACCGTGAAGGAGGCTTCCTCGGTGGGTTCGTCCTCGGTAACGGTAATGTTCGTCGAGGCAACTTCGTCGGCAGAAATGCCGTGTTCGTAGTCACCGACCGCCCTGTCGGGATTTATTTCGTAGGAGAACTCGACAGTCGTGCTTTCGCCTCCGTCGAGTGTCACCCGTTCGCTGAGTTCCGATTGCGATTCGAGAAGTACCGAACTACCGAAGTTCGTCCCCGGTGGGAAGTAAAACACCGTTCGGGTATCTTCTCGCTCACCGACGTTAGTGACCGTCGCGGAGACGGTTATCCCTTCACCCTGTTCGGCCTCGCTCGGTGCACTGAGATTCGACACCTCGAAGAACGTTCCGAGCGTCAAGTTCCGCGTCGTCGTCTCGTTCGCCTCGACTTCGGTGAACGTGATGTCCGAGTCCGGGTAGCGGTCGTGCATTGTCCGGAGCGCGTAGGTACCGCGGTCGAGGCCCTCGATGCGGTAGTAGCCGTTTTCGTCAGTGGTCACGTTGAACGCACCCTGGTCGGCATCGACGACGGTCGCACCTTCGACGGGGATCCCCGCCGCGTTGATGACGTAGCCTTCGATGGCCCCATCTCGTGGTTCGACCGTAAAGTCGACGCCGTCGACCGTTTCGCCGGGTGCGACCGAGACGATCTCTTCAGGACGGTAATCCCCGGGCGTTCCGGCGACGTTTACGACGTACATACCCGCGGGCACACCGAGCGAGTAGCTTCCGTTCTCGTTCGTCGTCGTTTCGTGGACGTTACCGTCATTGTCTTCGGCGGCAACGGTAACGTTCGCGACGCCGGTACCGGTGTCCGATGCCGTGACCGTTCCGCTAATCGTTCCCGGCGTCGGGTCGAGTTCGAAGTTCGCCGTCGTGGTGTCGTCCACCGGAACGGTGACGGTGTCGGTCACTTCGTCGTACCCGTCGGCCGAAACCGTACTGTTGTGCGTTCCCGATGGAACGTTCTCGATTTCGTACTCGCCGTTGCCGTCAGTCACGGCAGTGTAGTCGCCGTCGCCGATGTCGACGTCGATTGTAACGGTCGCATTTTCGACCGGCTCTCCGGTTTCGCTGTCCGTAACGGTGCCGGTGAGGTTTCCGCGGTCGATAGTGATGTCGAGCGACGATTCATCCTGGTCGTCTTCGCTCGATACGACGTGGAGCCAATCTATCGAGGGGTCTATTTCGTCTTCGAGCGTGTGGGCGAACTCGACCGTTTCACGCTCGCCCGGCGCGAGCGTGACGTTCGCGGTCGTCTCGTCTTGCGTGCGTTCCTCGCCGTTGGCGGCCGAACCGAAGCCGCTGAGGTAGGCGACCGAATTCGCGAGGAGAAGGTCACCTTCTTCGGTGAAATCCGACTCGTCGGTGAAGTAGTCCCGCCCGACGGCGCTCAAGAGTACCTCGTTTTTGTCGTCGTTGACTGCCACTGCCGGTCCTGCGCTGCCCGAACCGTAGTCGGCGTCAGCCAGGATGGTTCCACTGTACTCGGCGAACCAGCTTCCCCACATGGTGCTTCCGGTGAACACTTCGACGGAATCACCGACTTCACCGACGTTGGTGAAGAGTGGGTGGTTTTCTCGAATGTCGATGGTCACTGGGGTCGACGAACTGCTGCTGGCGTCTCGTTCGACAGGGTCGCCGCGAACGTTGTAGAGCCGATATACGCCGTCGGCGTACGCGTACGCCGAGGCCCCTTGGTACGAATCGAGGTAGACGACGCTCTGGTCGTCGTCGAGTTCGTCGAGGAAGTCCGAGGCGACTTGGTCGCTACCGAACCGCTGTACGACGAACGTGTCGTATTCACCCATCGCGCCCGGAAGTTCGTCCGCCGTCACGACATCGACGGTGTAGATGTCGGTGTCGAGGTGTTCTTCGAGCGTACTCGCGATGTCGTCTCCGTGCTCGTTATCCGATACGTCAACCACGGCCACGTCAACGCTTCGTGGTATGGTTTCGTATTCGACAGTTTGCACGTCGGTTGCGTTCCCCGTATTTTCGACGGTTGCGGTGACAGTGATCGTTTCACCGGCGCTCGCTTCCTCGGGGGCATCGGTGATGCTCACGTCGAAGAACGCTTCGAGAACGGTGACGTTCGTGGTTTGCGAGTCGTCTTCGGTGAAGACACCGTGTTCGTACGTGCTATTATCGATACCGCTCGTATCGACGGTGAACTCCACCGCCGTGGATTCGCCGACACCGAGCGTCACGTTTTTCGTCCGAACAGGGTTTTCGAGGTCGTCGAAGCGGTATTCGACGGTTTGCGTATCCTGCTGGTTCCCCATGTTCGCGACGTCTGCGTGTACGGTGAGGGTTTCACCCTGTTCGATTTCGTCCGTGGCTTGCAGGTTCGACACGTCGAAGAACGAACCGAGGATGGTCATCTGATCGCTTTCCGAGTCGTTTTCCGAGAACACACCGTAGTGAACCGTTCCACCCGGCAAGTTCGATGTGTCCACTTGGAACGTGACCGTCGTTTCGTGTGGTCTGTCAACGGGGTCATCGACACCGTCCGGTGCCATATCGACCGGAGTCGTCGAGATCGGGTCGCCGTTTCCGAGGTCGGTTTCGTTCTGTGCAACGTGGAGTTCGATCTCTTCGAGCGCTCCTTCCTCGCCGATATTTTCGAGGTCGACGGTGACGTTAACCGTCTCACCCTGTTCGGCTTCGCCGGGTGCGCTGAGATTCGAGACGTCGATCTCGCCCTCATCAAGCGTTCCCTGTACTTTCCGTTGAAGGAGCTGTAAGTCCGCGTACGTGACCGTACCGTCGCGGTCCATGTCCGCGAGGTTCGGGTTGAAGTTCGACGGGTTCTGCCCCGCGAGGTACTTTTGGGTGAGTCGTACGTCCTGAACGGTGACCGAACCACTCTCGTCAACGTCGCCCAACTCGGATTCGGGAATAAATATCATCTCATCGACTGCCGCGTAGGCGTCGATGATACCCTTCCCGTACCGGGTGTCTTTCTCGTTTTCGGGCGCATCCCAATCGTCGGGTTTCTCGGCCGTCGATTCGAGTGCGTTCTCGATTTCCGCGACGGAAGCGTCGGGGTTGGCTGAGCGCATCAGCGCGACCGCTCCCGCGACGTGCGGTGCGGCCATCGATGTCCCGGATAGTTCCTGATAGCCGCCGCCGGGTTCGGCGCTCAACACGTCCACACCGGGTGCCGAGACGTCGGGTTTGACGAACCTATCCGGCCAGTCCGCTGGTGGGTTCTCCCAGTTGATCTTGTCGATTATCGCTCCACTAGAGAAGTCCGCGATGTCCTCGTTGCTGTCGGATGCACCGATGGAGAACGAGTGATAATCGTTGCCGGGCGACCCAACACAGCCCTGGCCGGAGTTCCCGGAGGAACTAACGAACGCCGTGCCGAGCGACCGCGCGTTCTCGACTACCGGAATCCACGCGTCACTGTAAACGGGACCAAACAGGCCACAACCAGCGCCGAGGCTGAGACTCGCCACGTCGGCGTCCTCCTCGACGGCCCATTGGACACCGCCGATGACACCCTCGGTCGACCCACTGCCACCGGGGATGACCATCCCGTGAATCAGATCCGCTTCGGGTGCGACACCGATTGCCGTACCGCTACTGGCACCACCCATTGCGGTGGCACTGGTGTGTGTTCCATGATAATGGCTATCCCGCGGCTCGGAGCCGGGAACCATGTTCCCGCTATCATCGAATTCCGCCCATCCGCCGGGGTAGGTCGGGTCGGATGGATCCTCGGTGTACAGTTCGATGTCCGGATGGGTGATATCGACGCCCGTGTCGAGGACGGCGATCTTCGCACCGTCACCCCGAGTCCCGAGTTCGTCCCAGACTCGTGGGGCACGAATTTGGTCGAGGCCGTACGTCGTATCGTCCGGGGACACGTCCGAGTCTGCGCTCGGTTCGGGTTTTGTGGTCTCGGGAACGGTGTATTCCCGACTCTTGACGATCGATTTTACGCCGTTAACGGCGGCCAATTCGTCGATTTTCACGGTATCGGTATCGACGCTGATCGCGACCGCGTTCACGATCCAGAACGTGTTTTGTACGTCAACACCCGTTCGGGATTCGAGTTGGGTAACCGACTGCGCTCTCGTCTCGGCGGCGTGTTGCTTCAGGTGCCGTATCGCCGCCTTTTCGTCCATTTCCGGATCCACCGACGTTTGTTCGAAGAGTAACAGTACCTGTACTGTCCCCTCAGCACCCTCCAATGCGGGGTCGATTTGTACGTCGTTGGGGTCTTGTTTTGTCTCACTGTCGATACTTTCAAACTGGGGCGTCTCCTGTGCCGCTGTGAGTCCGATAGTGCCGGTTCCGATTACCGACAGTATCAGCAACAACGACAGCAAGATCGCGTCTGTGTGCTTCCTTCTTCGACTCATTATTTCAGTTTCTCTGTATTTCACACAACAAATCTAAATTTTGATTTAAGATTGTGTGACACGTTGACTTGGTAATTATCCAACTAATAACTATTGCTTAAATTATTATATTAATTTTAAATATTCAGAAAAATTCTACTGAGCGAAGAAATTTCCACGGATCGGTGACGAAATCCGCAAAACGAACGTAGGCTCTTCGCTGGTGAACCGGAAAGTGGTCTCGAATCGGTCCTCCCGATCTCTTGAACGAAGCGTACCGTGGGCGTTCCGTAACGCGCCCCAACGTGTTTCACATCGGTTCGTCCCCGTTTGGCAGCAATATCTGCGTGATCTATCGCCGGTCAGATTGGTGCCCTTAGATTCCCTTAGTCAGTATAATCACACACGGCCCCGACGATGTCTCCCGGTTTTCGAAATAAATTATATCTCACTAATTATTCTTATCCGACACCACCTGTCTGACCGCCACGCTTAAATAGGAGGTCGCGTCTCCAACCGAGTACAATGTCTGAAAACGACAGCACCTCCGAGAGGGGGGGTCGAGTTCTTCGAGGGCACGTTAGCCCACACCGACGAGATTGAAAACGTTCGAATTTTCGACACGACGCTCCGTGACGGCGAGCAGACGCCACGCACCTCGTTCACCCCGGCCGAGAAGCGCGAAATCGCGGCCACGTTGGACGAAATGGGAACCCACGTCATCGAAGCGGGATTCCCGGCCAACGGGGACGCGGAATTCGAGGCCGTCCGTGACATCGCCGAATCGACGCAGGCGACGACGTGCGCGCTGGCTCGCATCGTGGATGGCGACGTGGAAACAGCACTGGAAACCGGCGCAGGAATGGTTCACATCTTCGCTTCGACCAGCGACGTGCAAATCGAGGATTCGATGCACGCCACGCGCGAAGAGGTGAAGGATCGCGCCGTGAAAGCCGTGAAACGCGTCGTAGAGGCCGGAGCGAGCCCGATGTTCTCGCCGATGGACGCGACGCGAACCGATCCGGAGTTCATGGCCGAAATCATCGAAGCGGTCACCGAAGCAGGTGTCGAGTGGATCAACATTCCCGACACCTGCGGCGTCGGGACACCGACACGGTTCGCCGACCTCGTGAGACAAATCCGTGAGTACACCGACGCTCGGATCGACGTCCACACGCACGACGATTTCGGGATGGCCACCGCGAACGCGATGGCCGGATTGGAGGCTGGCGCGGATCAAGTGCAGGTCAGCGTCAACGGTATCGGAGAGCGTGCAGGAAACGCCGCCTTCGAAGAGGTCGTCATGGCCGTAGAAGGCGTCTACGGCGTCGATACCGGCATCGACACGACACGTATCTCGGAACTCTCGGAGATGGTCGCCGAGTACAGCGAGGTCTCGGTACCCGTGAACAAACCCGTCGTCGGTGCGAACGCGTTCGCACACGAGAGCGGGATTCACGCGGCCGGGGTCATCGAGAACAGCGATACGTTCGAGACCGGCGTGATGAAACCCGAGATGGTCGGCGCGCGCCGGGAGTTCGTGCTCGGTAAGCATACCGGCACTCACGCGGTCCGAAAACACCTCATACAGGCCGGATTCGCCCCGACCGAAGCCGAGGTTCGGCGAATCACGCGTCGGGTCAAAGACCGCGGTGCCGAGAAAGCACGAGTTACCGTCAGCGACGTCCGTCGATTCGCCCGCGAACTGGGCGTCGATTCCAGCGAGGAGGTCAAAGCGTAATCATGCCGTCTCGCGCTTGTTTCACCACCGGCGAGCGACTGCACCACGGAACATCGTGG of the Haladaptatus caseinilyticus genome contains:
- a CDS encoding nucleoside deaminase, whose protein sequence is MSDFDSLDHEKYVQRAIDLARKAGERGDGHYGSILVRDDDIVLEETNRENTEDDIALHPELTLARRAERELPPDARAETVMYTSTEPCPMCAGGIVISGLGAVVYSVSGERAAAEFGGAPGVPCEEIFERSGRDIEVVGGVLEADGLALHREFR
- a CDS encoding hemolysin family protein, with the translated sequence MVDVVLSVFRLLVAFFLVFMNGLFVATEFALVKIRRTRVNELVEAGKPGSSFVEEAVNNLDDYLAVCQLGITLSSLGLGWIGEPAVAALIEPMLGSFVPEGTIHFVAFALGFGFITFLHVVFGELAPKTFAIQEAEQIALLVSPPMKLFYYAFLPGILVFNGTANFFTRLAGVSPASESEEAHTEDELMMVLAQSEEHGHIDVEEVEMIEGVFELGDTIAREIMVPRPDIATVSATMPLDELRSVAAEGNFTRYLVLDEDNGDQPIGFVHVKDVLRAIEDNGSEAEKPTASDLARKALFVPENRRIDDILTAFRQRESQMAVVIDEWGEVEGIVTIEDILEEIVGEIRDEFDTDELEPSITELDIDTYSVDGHAPLKEVNEAVGAEFESENFETIGGLVLGELGRAAEVGDTVEQDGFILRVDTVEKRRISKVTVQAAGRRERETTAERSGEE
- a CDS encoding S8 family serine peptidase, producing MSRRRKHTDAILLSLLLILSVIGTGTIGLTAAQETPQFESIDSETKQDPNDVQIDPALEGAEGTVQVLLLFEQTSVDPEMDEKAAIRHLKQHAAETRAQSVTQLESRTGVDVQNTFWIVNAVAISVDTDTVKIDELAAVNGVKSIVKSREYTVPETTKPEPSADSDVSPDDTTYGLDQIRAPRVWDELGTRGDGAKIAVLDTGVDITHPDIELYTEDPSDPTYPGGWAEFDDSGNMVPGSEPRDSHYHGTHTSATAMGGASSGTAIGVAPEADLIHGMVIPGGSGSTEGVIGGVQWAVEEDADVASLSLGAGCGLFGPVYSDAWIPVVENARSLGTAFVSSSGNSGQGCVGSPGNDYHSFSIGASDSNEDIADFSSGAIIDKINWENPPADWPDRFVKPDVSAPGVDVLSAEPGGGYQELSGTSMAAPHVAGAVALMRSANPDASVAEIENALESTAEKPDDWDAPENEKDTRYGKGIIDAYAAVDEMIFIPESELGDVDESGSVTVQDVRLTQKYLAGQNPSNFNPNLADMDRDGTVTYADLQLLQRKVQGTLDEGEIDVSNLSAPGEAEQGETVNVTVDLENIGEEGALEEIELHVAQNETDLGNGDPISTTPVDMAPDGVDDPVDRPHETTVTFQVDTSNLPGGTVHYGVFSENDSESDQMTILGSFFDVSNLQATDEIEQGETLTVHADVANMGNQQDTQTVEYRFDDLENPVRTKNVTLGVGESTAVEFTVDTSGIDNSTYEHGVFTEDDSQTTNVTVLEAFFDVSITDAPEEASAGETITVTATVENTGNATDVQTVEYETIPRSVDVAVVDVSDNEHGDDIASTLEEHLDTDIYTVDVVTADELPGAMGEYDTFVVQRFGSDQVASDFLDELDDDQSVVYLDSYQGASAYAYADGVYRLYNVRGDPVERDASSSSSTPVTIDIRENHPLFTNVGEVGDSVEVFTGSTMWGSWFAEYSGTILADADYGSGSAGPAVAVNDDKNEVLLSAVGRDYFTDESDFTEEGDLLLANSVAYLSGFGSAANGEERTQDETTANVTLAPGERETVEFAHTLEDEIDPSIDWLHVVSSEDDQDESSLDITIDRGNLTGTVTDSETGEPVENATVTIDVDIGDGDYTAVTDGNGEYEIENVPSGTHNSTVSADGYDEVTDTVTVPVDDTTTANFELDPTPGTISGTVTASDTGTGVANVTVAAEDNDGNVHETTTNENGSYSLGVPAGMYVVNVAGTPGDYRPEEIVSVAPGETVDGVDFTVEPRDGAIEGYVINAAGIPVEGATVVDADQGAFNVTTDENGYYRIEGLDRGTYALRTMHDRYPDSDITFTEVEANETTTRNLTLGTFFEVSNLSAPSEAEQGEGITVSATVTNVGEREDTRTVFYFPPGTNFGSSVLLESQSELSERVTLDGGESTTVEFSYEINPDRAVGDYEHGISADEVASTNITVTEDEPTEEASFTVTRFDAPTEVNPGEQVTVSATIGNIGNASGTQTVEYHLAGTARNTSDVTLDAGENTTVEFTVTMPSDTGSYEHGVATDDDQHSTSISVVESDPDPAYFRVSDVNGPAEVTQGKEITVSATLTNTGDEAATQTIWLFFMSSSSTVERDLGAQEMVALYKPRSAKQVTLAGGRLTTVEFTYSVDESTAPGEYEFAVSSLQETKSGFLTVLPAGNQTVPNQGSLDGISDTMSGYSLSEVIV
- a CDS encoding LeuA family protein — its product is MGGRVSNRVQCLKTTAPPRGGVEFFEGTLAHTDEIENVRIFDTTLRDGEQTPRTSFTPAEKREIAATLDEMGTHVIEAGFPANGDAEFEAVRDIAESTQATTCALARIVDGDVETALETGAGMVHIFASTSDVQIEDSMHATREEVKDRAVKAVKRVVEAGASPMFSPMDATRTDPEFMAEIIEAVTEAGVEWINIPDTCGVGTPTRFADLVRQIREYTDARIDVHTHDDFGMATANAMAGLEAGADQVQVSVNGIGERAGNAAFEEVVMAVEGVYGVDTGIDTTRISELSEMVAEYSEVSVPVNKPVVGANAFAHESGIHAAGVIENSDTFETGVMKPEMVGARREFVLGKHTGTHAVRKHLIQAGFAPTEAEVRRITRRVKDRGAEKARVTVSDVRRFARELGVDSSEEVKA